In Janibacter sp. CX7, a single genomic region encodes these proteins:
- a CDS encoding bifunctional NAD(P)/FAD-dependent oxidoreductase/class I SAM-dependent methyltransferase produces the protein MSAQPEHPAAHDSAGHDHHASHPVIERHVDVAVVGGSAAGLAAALQLSRQRRSVLVVDSGEPRNAPAAHMHSYLGHEGRPPADFLRIAREEVRSYGAEVLTGRVLEVTREEDGFRLGLTGGHVVHARRVVAATGLTDELPDVPGLADHWGGAVIHCPFCHGYEARDGRIIALVTSPMGLHPLPLLRQLTPDLTVLVHAGVDADEPELQALRAAGVTVVVQPAEAVVSDATGGLRGIRLADGSEIAADTILVGTRLHARVAPFAGVGLEAVAHPSGVATHVVADPMTGATDVPGLYAAGTLAEPMLQVLPTAAAGSRVGSMVSFDLAQQDLERAARPSAHAADWDGRYGGDLQWSGNPNGSLVAEATGMTPGTVLDVGAGEGGDAIWLAEQGWQVTANDISALALDRVRVAAAGRGLEVGLVQADANAAAPFGAERYDLVTAAYASIPRTPDGRGIANLLGAVAPGGTLLVIAHDQHDMGLAAVAPEQTRPFDHEAYVDTDAIAAALAGAPGWAVEGHEQRKRPAGAVSTHHVHDVVLRARRVG, from the coding sequence ATGAGCGCACAGCCCGAGCACCCCGCCGCCCACGACTCCGCCGGCCACGACCACCACGCGAGCCACCCCGTCATCGAGCGCCATGTCGACGTCGCCGTCGTCGGTGGCTCCGCCGCCGGCCTCGCGGCCGCCCTGCAGCTGTCGCGGCAGCGTCGCTCGGTGCTCGTCGTCGACTCCGGCGAGCCGCGCAACGCCCCGGCCGCGCACATGCACAGCTACCTCGGGCACGAGGGGCGGCCGCCGGCCGACTTCCTGCGCATCGCCCGCGAGGAGGTGCGCTCCTACGGGGCCGAGGTCCTCACCGGTCGGGTTCTCGAGGTCACGCGCGAGGAGGACGGCTTCCGCCTCGGCCTCACCGGCGGCCACGTCGTCCACGCGCGCCGCGTCGTCGCCGCGACCGGCCTGACCGACGAGCTGCCCGACGTGCCCGGTCTCGCCGACCACTGGGGCGGCGCGGTCATCCACTGCCCCTTCTGCCATGGCTACGAGGCACGCGACGGGCGGATCATCGCGCTCGTCACCTCGCCCATGGGGCTGCACCCGCTCCCGCTGCTGCGCCAGCTCACCCCCGACCTCACCGTGCTCGTCCACGCCGGGGTCGACGCCGACGAGCCCGAGCTGCAGGCGCTGCGTGCCGCCGGCGTGACCGTCGTCGTCCAACCGGCCGAGGCCGTCGTCAGCGACGCGACCGGTGGCCTGCGCGGCATCCGGCTCGCCGACGGGTCCGAGATCGCGGCCGACACGATCCTCGTCGGGACGCGTCTGCACGCCCGGGTCGCTCCCTTCGCCGGGGTCGGTCTGGAGGCGGTCGCACACCCCAGCGGGGTCGCGACCCACGTCGTCGCCGACCCGATGACCGGCGCCACCGACGTGCCCGGCCTCTACGCGGCCGGCACGCTCGCCGAGCCGATGCTCCAGGTGCTGCCGACCGCGGCGGCGGGCAGCCGGGTGGGCTCGATGGTCAGCTTCGACCTTGCGCAGCAGGACCTCGAGCGGGCTGCCCGGCCCAGCGCCCACGCCGCCGACTGGGACGGCCGCTACGGCGGCGACCTGCAGTGGAGCGGCAACCCCAACGGCTCGCTCGTCGCCGAGGCCACCGGGATGACCCCCGGCACCGTCCTCGACGTCGGCGCCGGCGAAGGGGGAGACGCCATCTGGCTCGCGGAGCAGGGCTGGCAGGTGACCGCCAACGACATCTCCGCTCTCGCCCTCGACCGGGTGCGGGTGGCCGCGGCCGGCCGCGGCCTCGAGGTGGGTCTGGTGCAGGCCGACGCCAACGCTGCGGCCCCCTTCGGCGCCGAGCGCTACGACCTCGTCACCGCCGCCTATGCATCGATCCCCCGCACGCCCGACGGCCGCGGCATCGCCAACCTGCTCGGCGCGGTGGCCCCGGGCGGCACCCTGCTCGTCATCGCCCACGACCAGCACGACATGGGGTTGGCGGCGGTCGCCCCCGAGCAGACCCGCCCCTTCGACCACGAGGCGTATGTCGACACGGACGCCATCGCGGCAGCCCTGGCCGGTGCGCCGGGCTGGGCGGTCGAGGGCCACGAGCAAAGGAAGCGGCCCGCCGGCGCCGTGTCGACCCACCACGTGCACGACGTCGTCCTGCGGGCCCGGAGGGTCGGCTGA
- a CDS encoding helix-turn-helix domain-containing protein, translating to MSEIEQTVRTRLRGLRRAQSLSLDDLAERSHLSPSTISRIETGKRAISLDVLLPLARALRTDVETLLAEDDDEDVVIRPTPTREHGRTTWVLTKATATTTAMKVRLEPGPRPQPRVHPGHDWFFVLEGSVELTLGERVVRVEAGEAAQFETMTPHAFVAVDGPAEVVMIFDPDGHRVHRRDGATD from the coding sequence GTGAGCGAGATCGAGCAGACCGTCCGGACCCGACTGCGCGGCCTGCGCCGCGCCCAGTCGCTCTCGCTCGACGACCTCGCCGAGCGCTCCCACCTCAGCCCCTCGACGATCAGTCGCATCGAGACCGGCAAGCGAGCGATCAGCCTCGATGTCCTGCTCCCCCTGGCCCGCGCCCTGCGCACCGACGTCGAGACCCTGCTCGCCGAGGACGACGACGAGGACGTCGTCATCCGCCCGACACCGACCCGCGAGCACGGCCGCACCACGTGGGTGCTCACCAAGGCGACGGCGACGACGACGGCGATGAAGGTGCGCCTCGAGCCCGGCCCCCGCCCGCAGCCACGGGTGCACCCGGGTCACGACTGGTTCTTCGTCCTCGAGGGCAGCGTCGAGCTGACCCTCGGCGAGCGCGTCGTGCGCGTCGAGGCCGGCGAGGCAGCGCAGTTCGAGACGATGACGCCGCACGCCTTCGTCGCGGTCGACGGCCCGGCCGAGGTCGTCATGATCTTCGACCCGGACGGGCACCGGGTCCACCGACGTGATGGCGCCACGGACTGA
- a CDS encoding iron-siderophore ABC transporter substrate-binding protein, with protein sequence MPLTRLRATTTALLLAAPLALAGCGSDSGSDADATSGGGSDAFPVSIKSALGTAEIPEEPKKVVTLGQGSTETSIALGTIPVGMEEYAWAADKTGYTPWVHEAVTDEGGELPEFVGAGEELDMEKIVELEPDVILAPWSGITQEQYDSLSEIAPTVAYPDQAWSIDWDEQIETIGTALGKEEDADKLVDDLEKQLADEAKKHPDWKNYSFSYVYTTPDTLGVFKPTEQRADMVRKLGLKSDPAIDKMKETEGTDSAVIGYENADKLGGSDLIFTFYSDPKAKKQALDNKLYASIPAIKAGAVVSSEDNSFVTASSMINPLTVPYALKTYPDMIDAAIAKAEKK encoded by the coding sequence ATGCCCCTGACCCGCCTGCGCGCGACCACGACCGCGCTCCTGCTCGCCGCCCCGCTCGCCCTCGCCGGCTGCGGCTCCGACTCCGGCTCGGACGCCGACGCGACGTCCGGTGGCGGGAGCGACGCCTTCCCCGTCTCCATCAAGAGCGCCCTCGGCACCGCAGAGATCCCCGAGGAGCCGAAGAAGGTCGTCACGCTCGGCCAGGGCTCCACCGAGACCTCGATCGCCCTCGGCACCATCCCCGTCGGCATGGAGGAGTACGCCTGGGCCGCGGACAAGACCGGCTACACCCCGTGGGTCCACGAGGCCGTCACGGACGAAGGGGGCGAGCTGCCCGAGTTCGTCGGCGCCGGCGAGGAACTCGACATGGAGAAGATCGTCGAGCTCGAGCCCGACGTGATCCTCGCCCCGTGGTCGGGCATCACCCAGGAGCAGTACGACTCGCTCAGCGAGATCGCCCCGACGGTCGCCTACCCCGACCAGGCGTGGAGCATCGACTGGGACGAGCAGATCGAGACGATCGGGACCGCCCTGGGCAAGGAGGAGGACGCCGACAAGCTCGTCGACGACCTCGAGAAGCAGCTCGCCGACGAGGCGAAGAAGCACCCGGACTGGAAGAACTACAGCTTCAGCTACGTCTACACGACACCCGACACCCTCGGCGTCTTCAAGCCGACCGAGCAGCGTGCCGACATGGTGCGCAAGCTCGGGCTCAAGAGCGACCCGGCGATCGACAAGATGAAGGAGACCGAGGGCACCGACTCGGCGGTCATCGGCTACGAGAACGCCGACAAGCTGGGCGGCAGCGACCTGATCTTCACCTTCTACAGCGACCCCAAGGCGAAGAAGCAGGCGCTCGACAACAAGCTCTACGCCTCGATCCCGGCGATCAAGGCCGGCGCCGTCGTCTCCAGCGAGGACAACTCCTTCGTCACCGCCTCGTCGATGATCAACCCGCTCACCGTGCCCTACGCCCTCAAGACGTACCCGGACATGATCGACGCGGCCATCGCCAAGGCCGAGAAGAAGTAA
- a CDS encoding iron ABC transporter permease has protein sequence MTSRPTARRTPRTALVLVGCVAVLALVALTSLAVGSKSTSLPEVVDALTGRPDAYLATVLDARIERTLLAMGVGAALAVSGALMQAVTVNPLADPGLLGINAGAAAAMVSASVWLGISTGTVASAWVALLGGGTAALVVHTIGTAGDTGASMVRLVLAGAVVAAVLTAYVQAIALSLPRHFDNYRFWVVGSLGDGGLDQLRAVAPFVVVGLVLALLCASSLNALALGTEAAAGLGVNTALVRTAALGAATLLCAAATAAVGPIAFVGLAVPHIVRALVGLDVRAQLLGCLVVGPTLLLGADIIGRIVLRPQELMVGVVTAFVGAPVLLLAVRRLGRKAQA, from the coding sequence GTGACCTCACGCCCCACGGCACGACGCACCCCACGGACCGCCCTGGTCCTCGTGGGGTGCGTTGCCGTGCTCGCCCTCGTCGCCCTGACCTCGCTGGCCGTCGGCTCGAAGTCCACGTCGCTGCCCGAGGTCGTCGACGCCCTCACCGGCCGCCCCGACGCCTACCTCGCGACGGTGCTCGACGCCCGGATCGAGCGCACCCTGCTCGCCATGGGGGTCGGCGCGGCCCTGGCGGTCTCCGGCGCGCTCATGCAGGCGGTGACCGTCAACCCGCTCGCCGACCCCGGCCTGCTCGGCATCAACGCGGGCGCCGCCGCGGCGATGGTGAGCGCCAGCGTGTGGCTCGGCATCTCCACCGGCACGGTCGCCTCCGCATGGGTCGCCCTGCTCGGGGGCGGCACCGCCGCCCTCGTCGTCCACACCATCGGCACGGCCGGCGACACCGGCGCCAGCATGGTCCGGCTCGTCCTCGCCGGTGCCGTCGTGGCGGCGGTGCTCACCGCCTACGTCCAGGCGATCGCGCTGTCCCTGCCGAGGCACTTCGACAACTACCGCTTCTGGGTCGTCGGCTCGCTCGGCGACGGCGGCCTCGACCAGTTGCGGGCGGTCGCCCCCTTCGTCGTCGTGGGGCTGGTGCTCGCGCTGCTCTGCGCGAGCAGCCTCAACGCGCTGGCCCTCGGGACGGAGGCGGCCGCGGGCCTGGGGGTCAACACCGCGCTGGTGCGCACCGCCGCCCTCGGGGCCGCGACGCTGCTGTGCGCGGCGGCGACCGCGGCCGTCGGGCCGATCGCCTTCGTCGGTCTCGCCGTGCCGCACATCGTGCGTGCCCTCGTCGGGCTCGACGTGCGCGCCCAGCTGCTCGGCTGCCTCGTCGTCGGCCCGACGCTGCTGCTCGGCGCCGACATCATCGGCCGGATCGTGCTGCGACCGCAGGAGCTCATGGTCGGGGTCGTCACCGCCTTCGTCGGGGCTCCCGTGCTGCTCCTCGCGGTCCGCCGGCTCGGCCGGAAGGCACAGGCATGA
- a CDS encoding iron chelate uptake ABC transporter family permease subunit produces the protein MSTLAPARRRASALGLVLVGLVVATALATLTMGGLGVALADLPAGIVEVARGEATGKANFVLGHLRGPRLLVALGAGAALGASGALFQSVTRNPLGSPDVIGVSAGAGAGAAFVGLLLPGATSIVLGSVAGAALAVGLVAVSTGTGLSNPMRMVLAGIGVSAMAYAFTQYVVYVVARDKATVLSAYLNGSLNARGWDHVVTIWLVLAVAAVPLALLSVPLGLTEMGDEVAASLGVHSGAVRRRAVLLSVLLAGGAVAVAGPIAFVALTAPHVTRRLARSARPLLGLSAVTGALLLSAADLATQQVPLFDGLPVGILTLAIGGVYLGALLVSEWKKAT, from the coding sequence ATGAGCACCCTCGCTCCGGCCCGCCGTCGGGCGAGTGCGCTCGGCCTCGTCCTCGTGGGGCTCGTCGTCGCGACGGCCCTGGCAACACTGACGATGGGCGGCCTCGGCGTGGCACTGGCGGACCTGCCGGCCGGCATCGTCGAGGTGGCTCGTGGCGAGGCGACGGGCAAGGCCAACTTCGTGCTCGGTCACCTGCGCGGCCCGCGCCTGCTCGTCGCGCTGGGTGCCGGCGCCGCGCTCGGTGCTTCGGGCGCGCTCTTCCAGTCCGTGACCCGCAACCCGCTCGGCTCCCCCGATGTCATCGGTGTGAGCGCGGGCGCGGGTGCCGGAGCCGCCTTCGTCGGGCTGCTCCTGCCCGGCGCCACGTCCATCGTCCTCGGCTCGGTGGCTGGCGCGGCGCTGGCCGTCGGGCTCGTCGCCGTGAGCACCGGGACCGGGCTGTCCAACCCGATGCGCATGGTCCTCGCAGGCATCGGGGTCTCGGCGATGGCCTACGCCTTCACCCAGTACGTCGTCTACGTCGTCGCGCGCGACAAGGCGACGGTCCTGTCGGCCTATCTCAACGGCAGCCTCAACGCGCGCGGCTGGGACCACGTCGTGACGATCTGGCTGGTCCTCGCGGTCGCCGCGGTGCCGCTCGCGCTGCTGTCGGTCCCCCTCGGCCTCACCGAGATGGGCGACGAGGTGGCCGCCTCGCTCGGCGTGCACTCCGGTGCCGTGCGCCGAAGGGCGGTGCTCCTGTCGGTGCTGCTCGCCGGCGGGGCGGTGGCGGTCGCCGGGCCGATCGCCTTCGTGGCGCTCACCGCTCCGCACGTCACCCGGCGGCTGGCCCGCAGCGCCCGGCCGCTGCTCGGCCTGTCCGCCGTCACCGGCGCTCTGCTCCTGTCGGCGGCCGACCTGGCCACCCAGCAGGTGCCGCTCTTCGACGGGCTGCCCGTCGGCATCCTCACGCTCGCGATCGGCGGCGTCTACCTCGGCGCCCTGCTCGTCTCCGAATGGAAGAAGGCGACATGA
- a CDS encoding ABC transporter ATP-binding protein — protein sequence MTSPSLVSARQITVGYGGEPVIRGLDLDIARGDFTVVVGPNGCGKSTLLKALCRVNQPSDGRVELGGDDLHRMRGRAVAQRVSLLPQSAIAPEGITVGELVTRGRHPHHSLLRQWSPDDDRAIAAALDRTHLTDLADTPVATLSGGQRQRAWVAMVLAQDTEVILLDEPTTFLDIAHQYELLELFAGLNREGRTIVAVLHDLNQAARFASRLVVMHEGRIRGDGPPAQVLTSELVEEVFGLACDVVDDPQSGTPMVVPHVRQQPLTP from the coding sequence ATGACCTCCCCTTCGCTCGTCAGCGCCCGCCAGATCACCGTCGGCTACGGCGGGGAGCCGGTGATCCGCGGGCTCGACCTCGACATCGCCCGCGGCGACTTCACCGTCGTCGTCGGGCCCAACGGCTGCGGCAAGTCGACGCTGCTCAAGGCGCTCTGCCGGGTCAACCAGCCGTCCGATGGCCGGGTCGAGCTCGGCGGCGACGACCTGCACAGGATGCGCGGACGCGCTGTGGCACAACGGGTCTCGCTGCTGCCGCAGAGCGCGATCGCCCCGGAGGGGATCACCGTGGGCGAGCTCGTGACGCGCGGCCGGCACCCCCACCACAGCCTGCTGCGGCAGTGGTCGCCGGACGACGATCGGGCGATCGCCGCGGCACTGGATCGCACCCACCTCACCGATCTCGCCGACACCCCGGTCGCGACGCTCTCCGGCGGTCAGCGGCAGCGGGCCTGGGTCGCGATGGTTCTCGCGCAGGACACCGAGGTGATCCTCCTCGACGAACCCACCACCTTCCTCGACATCGCGCACCAGTACGAGCTGCTCGAGCTCTTCGCCGGGCTCAACCGCGAGGGCCGCACGATCGTCGCCGTGCTCCACGACCTCAACCAGGCGGCGCGCTTCGCCTCACGTCTGGTCGTCATGCACGAAGGGAGGATCCGCGGCGACGGTCCACCCGCGCAGGTGCTGACGAGCGAGCTCGTCGAGGAGGTATTCGGCCTGGCGTGCGACGTCGTCGACGACCCGCAGTCGGGCACGCCGATGGTCGTCCCCCACGTGCGTCAGCAGCCGCTCACGCCCTGA
- a CDS encoding cupin domain-containing protein yields MDTTLHSVSGLLDLAPTSEGGRPGVKKALVGHGCRVVMFRFAAGQVLAEHTAAFPILVQCLSGTVEFAAGEQVVTLGPGAVANLDARVPHEVRGVTDAVFQLVMLDPAARPD; encoded by the coding sequence ATGGACACGACTCTGCACTCCGTCTCCGGCCTCCTCGACCTCGCGCCGACGAGCGAAGGGGGTCGCCCCGGCGTCAAGAAGGCGCTCGTGGGCCACGGCTGCCGGGTGGTGATGTTTCGTTTCGCGGCCGGTCAGGTGCTCGCGGAGCACACGGCGGCCTTCCCGATCCTCGTCCAGTGCCTCTCCGGCACCGTGGAGTTCGCCGCGGGGGAGCAGGTGGTGACCCTCGGTCCCGGAGCCGTCGCCAACCTCGACGCGCGCGTCCCCCACGAGGTGCGCGGCGTCACCGACGCCGTCTTCCAGCTGGTCATGCTCGACCCGGCGGCGAGGCCGGACTGA
- a CDS encoding helix-turn-helix transcriptional regulator, with protein sequence MSDDDLVFKALADPIRRLLLDALFERDGRSQSELEKVVREHTEMTRFGVAKHLRLLEEANLVVTRKEGRTRLHHLNAVPIRAIHDRWIGKYTAARTSALLDLKRVLEDDES encoded by the coding sequence GTGAGCGATGACGACCTCGTCTTCAAGGCCCTGGCGGACCCGATACGCCGGCTGCTGCTGGACGCACTCTTCGAGCGGGACGGGCGCAGCCAGTCCGAGCTCGAGAAGGTCGTGCGCGAGCACACGGAGATGACGAGGTTCGGGGTGGCCAAGCACCTGCGGCTGCTCGAGGAAGCGAACCTCGTCGTCACCCGCAAGGAGGGGCGGACCAGGCTGCACCACCTCAACGCCGTCCCCATCCGCGCGATCCACGACCGGTGGATCGGCAAGTACACGGCGGCGCGGACCTCCGCGCTCCTCGATCTCAAGCGAGTCCTGGAGGACGACGAGTCATGA
- a CDS encoding SRPBCC family protein produces MSDTEIQIHRIFINATPERVWAAITSPEFSRLYGYAGEVDYDLQPGGHFEHRAGEDMKVVGMPDVVVTGEVLEADPPRRLVQTWAPVWIEDEEPGTLTWEIEPSAHGAVRLTLTHDLTGRPTTAEQVAGNPDPSNEGGGGWPWVLSGIKTVLETGAPMEPHAADGAA; encoded by the coding sequence ATGAGCGACACCGAGATCCAGATCCACCGCATCTTCATCAATGCCACGCCCGAGCGGGTGTGGGCGGCCATCACGTCGCCGGAGTTCAGCCGGCTCTACGGCTACGCCGGCGAGGTCGACTACGACCTGCAGCCGGGTGGCCACTTCGAGCACCGGGCCGGCGAGGACATGAAGGTGGTCGGCATGCCCGACGTCGTCGTCACCGGCGAGGTCCTCGAGGCCGACCCGCCGCGCCGCCTCGTCCAGACCTGGGCACCGGTGTGGATCGAGGACGAGGAGCCGGGCACCCTCACCTGGGAGATCGAGCCGAGCGCCCACGGCGCGGTCCGCCTGACCCTCACCCACGACCTCACCGGCCGGCCGACGACGGCCGAGCAGGTGGCGGGCAACCCCGACCCGAGCAACGAAGGGGGCGGCGGCTGGCCCTGGGTGCTCTCGGGCATCAAGACCGTCCTCGAGACGGGCGCCCCGATGGAGCCGCACGCGGCCGACGGCGCCGCCTGA
- a CDS encoding LrgB family protein, giving the protein MTEAIDWLRDSPLTWVFLTLLAYRAGVWVRDRTGGHPLAQPVLVAAALLITLLAVLGIDYDTYMTGGALIHLVLGPATVALAVPLHRQAHHLREMALPLAVALPAGALVSIGSAVLTVRALGGSEALEHTIAPKAATTPVAIAIADHIGGVPALVAAFTMLAGMLGAVFGPWLLDRLSVHDRRVRGLAMGAASHGVGTSRSLHDDLTEGAFAGLAMGLTALLTSVLVPLVIALL; this is encoded by the coding sequence ATGACTGAGGCGATCGACTGGCTGCGTGATTCGCCGCTCACCTGGGTCTTCCTCACCCTGCTCGCCTACCGGGCCGGTGTGTGGGTGCGTGACCGCACCGGCGGGCACCCGCTCGCGCAGCCGGTGCTCGTCGCCGCGGCGCTGCTCATCACGCTGCTCGCCGTCCTCGGCATCGACTACGACACCTACATGACCGGCGGCGCGCTCATCCATCTCGTGCTCGGCCCGGCGACCGTGGCGTTGGCGGTGCCGTTGCACCGGCAGGCGCACCACCTGCGCGAGATGGCGCTGCCGCTGGCGGTCGCCCTGCCGGCGGGTGCTCTGGTCTCGATCGGCTCGGCCGTGCTCACGGTGCGCGCCCTCGGCGGGTCCGAGGCGCTCGAGCACACGATCGCGCCCAAGGCTGCGACGACGCCCGTCGCGATCGCCATCGCCGACCACATCGGGGGAGTGCCGGCGCTCGTCGCCGCCTTCACGATGCTCGCCGGCATGCTCGGGGCGGTCTTCGGTCCGTGGCTGCTCGACCGGCTGTCGGTCCACGACCGGAGGGTGCGCGGGCTGGCCATGGGCGCGGCCTCCCACGGAGTCGGCACCTCGCGCTCGCTGCACGACGACCTCACGGAGGGGGCCTTCGCCGGCCTGGCCATGGGCCTGACCGCGCTGCTGACGAGCGTCCTCGTGCCGCTCGTCATCGCCCTCCTCTGA
- a CDS encoding CidA/LrgA family protein, whose product MINGILWVLGCQLVGEVFVRVLGLSIPGPVVGMVLLFAVLSVRRPGEVSGTLRFSDGLLRHLQLFFVPVTVGIMVHASELGRQWLPVTGGLVLSWGLGLVTVAGLASWLQGRRGVRVRSHD is encoded by the coding sequence ATGATCAACGGGATCCTGTGGGTCCTCGGCTGCCAGCTCGTCGGGGAGGTCTTCGTCCGGGTCCTCGGGCTGTCGATCCCCGGGCCGGTCGTGGGGATGGTGCTGCTCTTCGCGGTGCTGTCCGTGCGCCGGCCGGGGGAGGTCTCGGGGACGCTGCGCTTCTCCGACGGGCTGCTGCGACACCTGCAGCTCTTCTTCGTCCCGGTGACGGTCGGGATCATGGTGCACGCGTCGGAGCTGGGGCGGCAGTGGCTGCCGGTCACCGGCGGGCTCGTCCTGTCGTGGGGGCTCGGCCTGGTGACCGTCGCCGGCTTGGCCTCGTGGCTGCAGGGGCGCCGGGGAGTGCGGGTGCGCTCGCATGACTGA